The following is a genomic window from Janibacter sp. DB-40.
GTGGGTGGCCACGTTGCCGTGGACCGAGGCCATGTTGACGATCGAACCCCTGCCCTCGGCCGTGTCCTTCATCGCCGGGATCTGGTACTTCATCCCGTAGGCGACGCCGTCCATGTTGATTCCGATGACCTTGCGCCACACGTCGAGGTCGAGCTCTCCAATGGGACCGGGTGAGGCACCGATGCCCGCGTTGTTGACCGCTCCGTCCAGGCGACCCCAGGTGTCGAGCGCGAGACGCACGGCAGCCTCGTTGTCCTCGGGGCTGGAGGCGTCGAGGTGCATCGTTACCGCCTCGCCGCCGGCCCCTTCGACGAGGCGGGCCGTCTCGGCCGCGCCCTCGTCGTTGATGTCGGCGACGAGGACCCTGCCGCCCTCCTGCCCCAGACGCACGGCGACAGCCCGGCCGAGGCCCGAGCCCCCACCCGTGACGATGACGACCTTGCCGGTGAACCGTTCCATGGCTGCGATCCTTCGCGATCGGTGGACGTGTTCTTCCACCATGGCACTGCTGGACCTGCAGGGAGCCGACAGCGTGCTCAGCGGAACTTCTGCGAGAGGAGCACCTCAGGACCGGGTCACCCTGGACTTGGCCCAGGAGCTCCCCGAAACGACCAATGCCAAGGGGCCGGTAGCTGCAGTGATCACTGGGGTGGACCGGTGAGCGCGTCGGCAGCATGACCGTCACGATCGCGCACGGTCAGCCTCAGCGCCACGTGCGGACCGAAGAGTTTCCTGGCTGCGCTCGGGAGCGC
Proteins encoded in this region:
- a CDS encoding SDR family oxidoreductase, with protein sequence MERFTGKVVIVTGGGSGLGRAVAVRLGQEGGRVLVADINDEGAAETARLVEGAGGEAVTMHLDASSPEDNEAAVRLALDTWGRLDGAVNNAGIGASPGPIGELDLDVWRKVIGINMDGVAYGMKYQIPAMKDTAEGRGSIVNMASVHGNVATHAPGSAYTTAKHGVLGMTKAAAVEYGTEGIRVNAVQPGVIATPLTEMPEDAKAFLEDKHAMKRFGTPEEVAAMVAFLLSDEASFCTGAGYLVDGGYTAL